A DNA window from Shumkonia mesophila contains the following coding sequences:
- a CDS encoding efflux RND transporter periplasmic adaptor subunit has protein sequence MSTDTPSTPVNRQPAAPDPQRPPHRWRRLMAAGLKVALPIALLVGGGGLAVGLMETGPKAARQAPTREAKLVEVTPVRVDRATVTVHAMGTVTADRQVDLRPQVGGRVSWVSDEFMPGGILGAGDPLLKIDPKDFELVVRQKAAALATAESDLKIEQGQQSIAKREYELLGETIKPEDRELVLRQPQLATVQAAVDTAKSTLEQARLDLARTHVTAPFNAIVQSRDVNLGTQVSTTTSLTTLVGTDAYMVEVAVPVDQLKWLRVPQRNGEAGSIVRVFNEAAWGAEAYRSGRITRLASQLESEGRMAQLLVAVDDPLALKDENAGKPVLLIGAYVRTEIEGIEVGPVAIVERNLLRDGNNVWLLASDDTLEIRPVSPLFRGRDTVLIDKGLATGERIVATALAAPVHGMALRATPQAGGTLISRAAPEGTSR, from the coding sequence ATGTCCACCGACACCCCGTCGACCCCGGTCAACCGGCAACCCGCCGCCCCCGACCCGCAACGGCCGCCCCACCGGTGGCGCCGGCTGATGGCCGCCGGCCTCAAGGTGGCGCTGCCGATCGCCCTGCTGGTCGGCGGCGGCGGCCTTGCCGTCGGCCTCATGGAGACCGGCCCGAAGGCGGCGCGCCAGGCGCCGACCCGCGAGGCCAAGCTGGTGGAGGTGACGCCGGTCCGCGTGGACCGCGCGACGGTGACGGTTCACGCCATGGGGACGGTCACGGCCGACCGCCAGGTCGATCTGCGCCCGCAGGTGGGCGGCCGGGTGAGCTGGGTCAGCGACGAGTTCATGCCGGGCGGCATCCTGGGAGCCGGCGACCCGCTGCTCAAAATCGATCCCAAGGATTTCGAGCTGGTGGTGCGCCAGAAGGCCGCCGCCCTGGCGACTGCCGAGAGCGACCTCAAGATCGAGCAGGGCCAGCAGTCGATCGCCAAGCGCGAATACGAACTGTTGGGCGAAACGATCAAGCCGGAGGACCGCGAGCTGGTGCTTCGCCAGCCGCAGCTGGCCACCGTCCAGGCCGCCGTCGATACCGCGAAATCGACCCTCGAACAGGCCAGGCTCGATCTGGCCCGCACCCACGTCACGGCACCGTTCAACGCCATCGTCCAGTCGCGCGACGTCAACCTGGGAACCCAGGTGTCGACGACGACCTCGCTGACCACGCTGGTCGGCACCGATGCCTACATGGTCGAAGTGGCGGTGCCGGTCGACCAGCTGAAATGGCTGCGCGTCCCGCAGAGGAACGGCGAGGCGGGATCGATCGTGCGCGTCTTCAACGAGGCCGCCTGGGGGGCCGAGGCGTACCGGTCGGGCCGCATCACCCGGCTGGCCAGCCAGCTCGAAAGCGAAGGGCGGATGGCGCAGCTTCTGGTCGCCGTGGACGACCCGCTGGCGCTTAAGGACGAGAACGCCGGCAAGCCGGTGCTTCTGATCGGCGCCTATGTGCGCACCGAGATCGAGGGCATCGAGGTCGGTCCGGTCGCCATCGTCGAGCGCAACCTGCTGCGTGACGGCAACAACGTGTGGCTCCTGGCGTCCGACGACACCCTGGAAATCCGCCCGGTCAGCCCGCTGTTCCGCGGTCGCGACACGGTACTGATCGACAAGGGGCTGGCGACCGGAGAGCGCATCGTCGCCACCGCCCTGGCGGCGCCGGTGCACGGCATGGCCCTGCGCGCCACGCCGCAGGCCGGCGGCACCCTGATCTCCCGCGCCGCCCCGGAAGGAACCTCGCGATGA